CGGCGGCCTCCTGAAGGGCGCGACCGGTGCGGGCGCTCCCATCCTGGCGGTTCCGGCGCTCGCCGCCTTCTTCGACGTGCGCTTCGCCGTCATCGTGATGCTCATGCCCAACCTGCTGACCAACCTGTGGCAGGCGGTGCGCTTTCGCGCGCACGTGCTCGGCTGGCGCTTCATGCTGCCGCTGCTGGCCGGCGGCTTCGCCGGCGCGGGGCTGGGGACGATGGCGCTGAAGGCCCTGGACCCGGATGTCCTGTCCTTTTGCGTGGCGGTCGCCGTCATGCTCTACGTCGTCCTGCGTCTGGCGCGGCCGCACTGGATCCTTCCGATGGGACCGGCGCACTGGCTGTCGGCGCCGGCGGGACTGCTGGCCGGCATGCTCCAGGGCGGGGCCGGCCTGTCGGCACCGGTGAGCATCACCTTCCTCAACGCGCTCCGGCTGCCGCGCGAGACCTTCATCGCGACGATCTCGGCGCTGTTCGTGGCCTTTTCCGTGGTTCAGCTCG
The nucleotide sequence above comes from Aquibium microcysteis. Encoded proteins:
- a CDS encoding sulfite exporter TauE/SafE family protein yields the protein MSATFAAEIAVIVICLAGGGLLKGATGAGAPILAVPALAAFFDVRFAVIVMLMPNLLTNLWQAVRFRAHVLGWRFMLPLLAGGFAGAGLGTMALKALDPDVLSFCVAVAVMLYVVLRLARPHWILPMGPAHWLSAPAGLLAGMLQGGAGLSAPVSITFLNALRLPRETFIATISALFVAFSVVQLAIASTNGLIRENEIFYSLFALVPVSLAMPLGAALAARVSPQVLDRVILAILAALSAKLLAEAVF